The Benincasa hispida cultivar B227 chromosome 11, ASM972705v1, whole genome shotgun sequence genome has a segment encoding these proteins:
- the LOC120089894 gene encoding small heat shock protein, chloroplastic-like isoform X2 has translation MASSIALRRLAASSAAKLFNPVRSASVLPSSLGRSFNTNAHMTNYADDDCSVDVDRRSDRSLSRSRDRFPGFADVFDPFSPTRSLSQVLNLMDQFMEDPFLAASRGVGAGSRRGWDVREDENGLYLRMDMPGLSKDDVKVSVEQNTLIIKGEAGKESEDEEDRRRFSSRLDLPANLYELNSIKAEMKNGVLKVAVPKVKEEERKDVRHVTVE, from the exons ATGGCTTCTTCCATAGCTCTTCGAAGGCTTGCCGCTTCCTCCGCCGCTAAGCTTTTCAATCCTGTTCGCTCCGCCTCTGTTCTCCCCTCCTCTCTCGGTCGTTCATTCAACACCAATGCTCATATGACCAACTACGCTGACGACGACTGCTCCGTTGATGTGGACCGCCGCTCCGACCGCTCTCTCTCTCGTTCTCGTGATCGCTTCCCTGGTTTCGCAG ATGTGTTCGATCCGTTTTCTCCGACTAGGAGCCTAAGTCAGGTGCTGAATCTGATGGATCAATTCATGGAGGATCCATTTCTGGCAGCTTCACGAGGAGTAGGAGCAGGATCAAGGAGGGGCTGGGACGTGAGGGAGGATGAAAATGGTCTGTACCTACGAATGGACATGCCTGGACTGAGCAAAGATGATGTGAAGGTGAGTGTGGAGCAGAACACACTGATCATCAAAGGCGAGGCAGGGAAAGAATCCGAAGACGAGGAGGATCGTAGACGATTCTCGAGCCGACTTGATTTGCCTGCAAATCTGTACGAACTGAATTCGATCAAAGCAGAGATGAAAAATGGAGTTCTGAAAGTGGCTGTGCCAAAggtgaaggaagaagaaaggaaggaTGTGAGGCATGTTACTGTTGAGTAG
- the LOC120089894 gene encoding small heat shock protein, chloroplastic-like isoform X1 — translation MASSIALRRLAASSAAKLFNPVRSASVLPSSLGRSFNTNAHMTNYADDDCSVDVDRRSDRSLSRSRDRFPGFAGNVFDPFSPTRSLSQVLNLMDQFMEDPFLAASRGVGAGSRRGWDVREDENGLYLRMDMPGLSKDDVKVSVEQNTLIIKGEAGKESEDEEDRRRFSSRLDLPANLYELNSIKAEMKNGVLKVAVPKVKEEERKDVRHVTVE, via the exons ATGGCTTCTTCCATAGCTCTTCGAAGGCTTGCCGCTTCCTCCGCCGCTAAGCTTTTCAATCCTGTTCGCTCCGCCTCTGTTCTCCCCTCCTCTCTCGGTCGTTCATTCAACACCAATGCTCATATGACCAACTACGCTGACGACGACTGCTCCGTTGATGTGGACCGCCGCTCCGACCGCTCTCTCTCTCGTTCTCGTGATCGCTTCCCTGGTTTCGCAGGTA ATGTGTTCGATCCGTTTTCTCCGACTAGGAGCCTAAGTCAGGTGCTGAATCTGATGGATCAATTCATGGAGGATCCATTTCTGGCAGCTTCACGAGGAGTAGGAGCAGGATCAAGGAGGGGCTGGGACGTGAGGGAGGATGAAAATGGTCTGTACCTACGAATGGACATGCCTGGACTGAGCAAAGATGATGTGAAGGTGAGTGTGGAGCAGAACACACTGATCATCAAAGGCGAGGCAGGGAAAGAATCCGAAGACGAGGAGGATCGTAGACGATTCTCGAGCCGACTTGATTTGCCTGCAAATCTGTACGAACTGAATTCGATCAAAGCAGAGATGAAAAATGGAGTTCTGAAAGTGGCTGTGCCAAAggtgaaggaagaagaaaggaaggaTGTGAGGCATGTTACTGTTGAGTAG